Within the Drosophila melanogaster chromosome 3R genome, the region GAACTCGACCAACCGATGAATGCAgctcaataaatataaatatgaatgtCTTTAACTATTATGCCATGTGATTGCTGTGGCTTTCGTGtgtctttaattatttaaccATTATGTGCGCTGACTTATTTatgccagtgtgtgtgcgtgtgagttctccagtgcgtgtgtgtgtttttgtggaAAATGTTCTGGGATATTGGCTCCTCGATTTTCCTCCGCGGGCTGGACGCACTTATTTATTGATATGTCTTTCATTTTTAAGCTTCGGCGGCTGCCCGCAGTATTAAACGGAAATTAAAGTTGCCCATatacacatttatatattGCACCGTGTGAAAAGATACATATACGATATGCATGCGTTTATTTTGAAACCCCATTTTCACCACGGTTTTTCATGTATGTAAATATCGAAATTGTTTCTTTGGCCTCAGCCCTTTCTTGCTGGAAAATATTGTGTTACGTCGTAAATTATTGAGTACATTTCGAATGAAATCGGGAAATTGGGAAGGGACTTTAAAACTTTAAGGTTTAAATCAATATAACTACAATTCTACTAAAGTCTAACCAGGTTTTATACAAAATAGAGAATGTTTATATGTAGTATTCAACTATTTGCAGCTATTTATGAATTTGTCCTTTTGGACAATTGTATTAGGCAAAGTTAATCCCATTTAAATAGGATTGACAATGATGagttttaatgcatttttttttcaattgaatttcaaagcagatttaaaaaacaatgtGCCCTACCACCGCAAAATGATCAGCAAGCATTCATAATTTATACGGATATCAATCGATTAAGCTCGACTGGCATATTATGCGAGTAAACGAACTGTGATTGTCACATCGAGAGAtttggttttccttttggaTTTATGCCATTTCAATCAGATCCGCTCGGTGTTTTTGCAACTGGCGCATAATTGTTTTCTATATAAACTGCATTTTTACAATGTTTCAAAccttttgcaatttgcaattggccatggccaaagCCTATGGCAAAACGGCGATTTATGGGTGGAAAAAATGATAAActggcaaacaaaacgaaataaaatagAATTCTCGCAGCCAATTGAAGTGCGAAAACACatcatacatatttttaattaattgttaaaaaatacaaacaataaagCAGCGACAAGGAatacaagcaaacaaaaaaaaaggcaatcgtatagctttattttatattaattatgcaGCTGAATGATTGCAGCACAGGCATTTAAAATGCAGCCAGAGcggcgaaacaaaaacaatgacTCCAATTAAATTGTGCAATTGCCTTATTTTTCTTAATGCCACTCGTCAATGCAGCGCTCTATGTATGCGGATGTGCATATGAATAATTGTATTAAGGATGACTCCACTTTCAACAGGTGAAGGGGACTTACCTCGCACCAAAATTTCCGGATTATTGTTTCCTGTCGGATTTTTGGCTCTTTTAGCCTGACTAAGCACTTTGACCCGattgtttatttgcctttcCTCGCTTTATTAATGGCTGTGTTTTGGCTTGGCACACACACCGTCTATGGCGTTTGCTTATGTTTGGGGATCACTGGAGCACGGGATATGTCACTTTAGTATGCCCAGCGATGCTGCACCGCCTGGGAGTCCTAATTTAAAATGCCGCACAATTTTCcgagtgcaaatatttaaatatttaatttgccgGCGCTGATTGTTTACGTTTGGTGCCGTTGTTGCGGCTGCTGGTATTTTTCActcttaatttaattaaaaatcttcGTCTTGCTGTCGCTTTCGGTTGCGTTGTGGTTAATCACAATTTATGGCAATGTGTATGCGCCAGTTTGATGGTGCTAGAATCTTGCCCAGCGGTGTAGGCCCAACGGTATTTCGCGAGAGAGCGGAAAATTTTTGGCGAAGCGAGAGAGCGCGCGTAGGTGCCAAAAAACGGTAAAGGGACGACGCGAGAGGAGCAGTTTTTATAACCGAAATCCCGAACCGCGATTTGGTTTGCCGGTTTAAAAAGCCCGAAAACTTACGGaaggtttggtttggtttcagAATGATAGTTGTTTACTTTCACTTTACTAACACTTCTGTTTCAAAGTATTTTAGAGTTGATTTCTCTCTAGCGGTTTCCTCAGTgacttcaattcaattcactATTAATTATAAAGTACCGCGAGTTCGATTTTCGACTTAAACTTGTGCAGATTCAATTTAAACACCTTTTTTTCGGTGGCAGTGGGACGAGAGCACACAACCGTTTGCTATCGCGTTTCGAATAGGACTGAAGACCGTACGATTCGTTCGTCGTAGGTCGCACGAGTACGGACGAATGGCACGTCGGCAACCACTCGTTGATTCAACAGTTAGCCGAGCGAGCACGACAGGATGGGAAGGGGGGAGTTTACGAACGACCCGCACAATGTAATTGGTATTAGAGCCTCTTCTGGCGcgtgtggttgttgctgttgctctttttgtttgctgccGTTCGACAGCCGCAATCGCAATGAATGTGTGCCACAAGCGAAGAGAAAATTTCTCGCCGCAGAACTAAAGAGAGAATATAGTGGGCGGCTTATGGAACCCATTCGCGGCGAGATAGTAGGAATAGTAGTACTTATGTTCCAGTTTTAAGCATTTGTAAgatattttatttcagtttttaacaaaatgaactacttatgtttaaaataataatgcaggtgtatgcatttattttataagtttttttttcatgcatagcaattttaatatttatgatatCCTTTAATGTCTTTAACTGTGTTCATTTTAGTTAACCTAATTTTAAATGAGATACCGCTTTCAAATCGCATCTAAGGATACGAAAGCTTAAAGCTTTCTGCAGCTTTACTTTAAGTGGGAAATGTTCTCTTGATAAAAAAGGGATATTTTCTCTTAGCTCGAACTGTTTGGTTaactatatttttataactctaatattttaaagttttctttaaagaaaatataagaatatttttataatataaacaaaaccaATTGGCATAAACGAACAATGTTTATCTTTTCATTACTTTGAGCAGCAACCTAGTGTACAAATATGTAGTGTTACATCTGGTAACATCTTCCAAAACCCTCAAAACTTCACCACGCCATGATGTTTATTTTGGACTTCTTGTTTCCcccaaatatttgaaaattccaAAATTAAGTAAGAAACTCTGCTAATTGACAGCTTTGTGGTGCGTCCTTCTGTCCATCGGAGTTCTGTGTTATTTatagttgtttgctttttttctgctgctcGTCTCGTTCCATTGGCCATTCTgcccattttggccattttggccATGGACATGAACTTCGACTCGGTTTTGGGCCACATCTTCACGCTTCAAGGCCGACACACACTTGAAATGCGCCCCCaattcattttcttttcttactTAGGCTCCTCGAGCcagtttattgttattttggccatttctgtttttgttttctggcaAACTTCTTGTACTGCCATCTGCGAAATGAAGCTTACCGCCCACTAGCCGGCTTCAGAGTGCCAATGGTTACCAGCTCCTTGTTTATCCAGGAGTCGCAGGACTCGCCAGGACTCGCCAGGACTGGCCAGTGTCCAGGCCCAGTTTCCCAGCATCGCCGACAGCCCCAAACTATTTGCCATGCCCCGCTCccataatgaatatttatgaagatttaaaaaacattttcttcGCGTCTGTTGTTTTATGATTTGCAAGTGTGCCTTTCGTCCTTTTTTCCTTCTTCCGCCGGAGTGCCGTCAGCTCAATGGCGTGCAAAGTCCTCTGTTTTTCGCCCCAATGACGAGTGCGCCGGAATGCCATCGAGATGTACATTGGACATGTCCCGGGACACGGGACACGGGACATGGACCAGTGGAAAAAGCAAACCACATCCCATGCAACCCACGGGCAAAATCATTCTAAATACGCATCGTGCCATCGCTGCTTTGTCGTTTGTTGTCTCAATCGCTGCAGAGAGCAAAATTGTCAGATATGCACTATAATTTGATTTAgcaaaataagaataaaaacgTATTTTTTAAGTGGAATGTATAAATTGGGAAAAGAGAAACTACGCAAAAATACGATTGTATAGTTTGTGCCATCAAACATAAGATTGCTTTGCTATTGTAAAGAGGTCCTTAGTCCTTAAACAAGGTACTAgagatatattttattttatttattttcatagcTTTTGACAGGTCATCGGTGcaagattttaaaatatcaaccccttttttttggacAGTGCTCATCggtttgctgctgctccttctgctgctgttgttttcattttgtaaatgatttcattatGTGCTACAAACGCCCCCATCGATGGCGTGGGTGGTGATGACCATCGCGCTTCTGTTTGCCTGGctatggtgatggtgatggtcgGGGTGGACTGACGgtggcgtatacttgatattGCCAGTGCCATCGGCGGCAGGAGCAAGGACGAATTTGCGTCCGGCATGGCTCCTTGGTGGGaatttattgataatttaatttgacatTTGCGGTCCCTGATTGTcatgattgttttcattttaatctTGTTGTTTTCCTAGCCGCTTCTTTGttctttcaattgtttttttgttttttttttttgctttttgtgcgctttttttcatttttatttgctctTTTATATGCATTGTGTATACGATTTTTCTTTACATCGAACCTTTGGCTATTTGCATTTAGGTTTTATGCCCTTGTTTTTCCCGCTTCTCAGCGGCactcctcatcatcatcagcggGAGTTGGAGTTTGGGCTTGGGGTCGGTGGGAAACAATATCGATGGGGCGTGCTAAGGGAATTTACATGGCGTTATGGCCCTTTAAAGGATCGCATCGtttaacttttgtttgctgCTTTGTGTCTTGTGACTTGGCCCACGCTTTGTTCAGCTTGGCACATTGCAAATTTGCATgcgaaaacaatgaaattCATTGGtccttggcttggcttggctgcCCGGGCGGGGCAGCTTCGTGTCTTATTGAAATGTCCTTCGTCCTGGCAGGCCTCACCAAATACCTtgaacatcagcagcagcagcagcagcagcagcagcaaaagcagaatCTACAAAATGTAATGTCCTTAATGACATTGCCAaaggaattttaattaaactatttCCTGCCTGACTTGCTCGCCGGTGCTGTTGGCTGTTGGCACTGGGCGTGGCTAAGGCTAAGCAGCTTCAAATGTGcacaaatattgaaatatttatggaaCCAGCACAAACACATGAGCTTACAGTCGAAGAAAACACTACCTCGAATGCATTTCAATAAGGCAGCAGCCAACAAGCAGCTAGCCAAGTGAGTTTGCGACATTGATTCaatggaaatttattaaaattatgaaaagagaggatgttttttgtttttagcagTGCAGCAGCATCATGCCCATCAGCAAACCGAAACGATCCAAGGCGAAAGCCAACCAAATCTGAACCCAATACGTTGCCAGCTCTGGGCCgtaatgcaattttaatttcaggCAGCAGCGCAGCAGGCAGGCAAAAGTCACGGGGAGGTCATGTGCCATCAGCTGTGCAGCAGAAAGAATAAATGCccgcccaaccacccaagcacccaaccacccaagcACCTAACCACCCAGCCAACCATCCACCTTGTCGCGTTCCGTTTCCGGCGGGGCTGCCATCATTTCCGCTGCTCATTTTTGACTGACTGCTGACAAATTTGTATGTCTTCGCTTTATGTTGTCGTGTTTGTCTTGTTTGGCTGATTTGATTGTCGAAATGCTGAGCAATTTCGATTGTCATTGTCTGTTTTGCTTTTCGGTTAGCAATCAGCGGCGAATGGGCAACTTTAACGTGCCTTTAAGAGGTGCCAAAAACGAAGCATAAATTTTGTGGCAACATAGCCGCAAGTTTTGCGCCACCGAAAACTTTGCATCAATATGCAGGAGTTGGCCCGTATTCGTGGGAAATGCAGCCATAAGGAAATGTCATTATTACCGCGCTTGCACGCTAATGAAGCATGTAAAATGTCAATGTAGTCGTATGTAcacctcacacacacacacacacaaacacgcgcacgcacacacacacactccctTCTTGAAGACTTCATGTACACACAAacgcatacatatgtatagatGGGCGTCTGAATTTGTGTACGAGTTGGGTTTCTAGTTTTATTGCAAATGTGTGTAATGAATGTAAATTAGTAAAAAGTTTTCAGGCGGCGGAGGTGGTGCGGGGGTGCGGCGCCGAGGAAGCGTTTGCCAAACTATCCTGCGGCTGGCAAGGATCTGCTCCTTGTgctgcgcgtgtgtgtgtgtgtgtgtgtgctttatGAATAGCATTCGAATTAGGATGTCGGGCAAGACGAAATGCAGGTGTGTGGTTGTTAATTATGAGCAACTAAGCTACCATTTTATTGGGACACTCGAAAAAAATGTGCAATCTTGTTGCCaccaaaatatttattgtaattgtATTAATAAGCTGTcaatcaaatttcaaattcacATTCGCCGAGCAGCAGCAAGGATATTTTTGGCGAAAAATACGAAAAGCAATGACCCTCTTAGCCAATTAGTTGGCTATGCAAATTAGACGGAGATATTTCGCAAGTTTTCCAGCTGTTAATTATCATTTAACTAATATCATTTAATGGCAAACACAGCTCTGCACTTTGAGGCATTAGGCGGGGCCAAGTAAAAAACTTTCAACTTCTTTGGCTGAAACTGAAATGCACGGAGAACGGTGGCAACCGACAGCTGCAACTTATTAGATGCGTTGTCTGGTTTATGCAAAACCAAAGGCAACACTGGCCCCTGTCCCTCGGTGCACCAGCCACTCGCGTATCCTAGATCCTGGGAGTTCTGGCCACCACCTAGTTCCATTTAAAATAAGCAAAGCAAACTAACAAAATTCGTTTATGAACGCCATGCTGCCTGCAGCTCAAGGAAAGTTCAACCAAGGtgcaaaataatttgttgCAATCAGCTTAGCCTGGCCAGGATTCCGAGGATGCGATGCCCTTCGCCCGATGCCCGATGCCCGACCAACCAAAAATGGTTAGTGAGTGCCATGCCCTGCCATGGTTGCGTTTCTGGGGCCGGGCaagttttcaatttaagtTGAATTATTATGACCTTAATTAACACGTCGTTTCATCATCAAATGCCGCACTACATCTTATGCTTTTGTTGCAGATATTTCGGCATGGCGCCGTTGCTTCAGTTTCAGGAGCAGGTGGAAACGTAGGAGTTCCAGGCTGCCAGGTTGCCTGGCTCGTGGATGAGGATGTTGAGCTCCTGATTCGATTTTCTGCAGACATGCACTTTTGCCAGGAAGGAGCTGAAGCAGGAGCTTTAATCCCTGCGCCAAGTAACTGTTGCTCCGGTTGGTCGGGCTGCGCCAAACCATTCCATTCTGCTGGGCTCTActaattttggttttaattaaattcaaactATGTTGACGCTCCCGGCACTGACGACCTCCGACGAGCGGCAATCACGTGGGTGATGGCCATGGTCCCCATGTTCCTCCAAATGATCctgatgatgctgatgatgatggggcTGCTCCATTACTTATGTAGCTACATTTTATGCACCGCCTAATTGAATGACCGAAatgtaaattgaaaatgccCGAATAGCTTAAATGGTTGTGCACTTGAAGAGTCCTTGATTAGTTGATCTTGATTAGTTCCCAACTATCGATTTCCATCTCATTTGGATTAATACCTAACTATCTTGCATATTCCATTCCTGCTAATGATAATGAcgtgaaatatatatacataccaATTATTTTGCACAGTGCAGGCATACACTCGTACAAATGTGGAAATTGGCCAGCCAGAGCCGTCATCATCAGATGCCTGGCTGCCTTACACTATTTGCGTTatgatttctttttaatttcccaGCGGTATTTagggaaaaaatttaataatatcaaATATGAGAGCAGCGAGTGGTGGATGTCCTGTGGAGACTGGACAAGTGCATGTGCCGTGTgtcgtgtgtgtttgtatttgtggGCAAACATTCAACAGCGCACAACAATGCGATCTCCCGCTTTTCCCGCTTATCCTCTGCGGCTTTCATTTGGcggatgtgtgtgtgcgttgttgtgtgtgtgtgtgtgtgtctggacTTCCGCTTGGCTGAATTTgtttacacttttttttcgcCCGCCGCCACTGGCCCACtcataatttcattttgaaatgtttgcctAAGCGACAATTTCActcttttttttcacttttttctgttgtttttcaCAGCCGGACATATGGCACTAAGCCTGGCCCACATTATTAAAACCAGCGACAAAAGACAAGCGACTCTCGGATAGACCAGAAACTGGGTCCACGGTCCATTTAACAGACTCCAGgaggcgatggcgatggcgatggcgatggcaatggCTGAACCTGAACCCTTGGCGGCACAGCACTCAGCACGTGATTTGCATACACTTAGGCCAGGCTGGCGGCACCCAGTCCAAGCTTTTGGCCCACACTTAATTACATGCCAAATGAAAAGTTGGcggaagcaaacaaaaaattttggggaaaccaaaaatatataaacaggAAAAGAGCAGGAATTAAATGTGCGTTAAATTGCCAATAAACATGGCCTGCATCTCAATGGGCAAAGTAAGGCGAAAGGGGTGACTAAAACAGCAATAACACGAGGGTTTAAAAATgtagcttaaaaaaaaagaataataaattgcTTAATATTTTCTAGTACATCTAGTTAGTTCCAGCACTTTAGTGAAAAGCGGGCCTTGCCTTTTGTGCTGGGAGTTTTGGGAAACTGATAGAGCTACTTTTCATTCCCACAACGGCAGTCACAGCGAAAACGCACACGTCCAAATTTTATACTTGAACAAAACCAAATCACttcaagaaatattttttttatttttcttttgattatCGTGTCGAAACATAAATGGAAACTGTGCGAAATCGAAACCCTCCGCGGATGAAGTACACCGCTCCACCGAAGATGGAATCGGATTTAAACTTCACCGAGAAGGAGAAGAAAACTCTTACCGAACTGAAGCAGCTCTATTTGGAGACCATTAACCTGGATGTGGCTCTGCAGCGCGACATTTACAATATCGAGAAGAAGTACGAGGATAAGCACAATATCATATTTGATAAGCGCAAGAAGATTCTAGAGTAAGTCCATTAATGGTGTTTGGTTAAACAAGATCTCAATTCCCCCAAAAATCCCATCGGTGCAGTGAGTTTAGAAAGCAAAACCACGGCGACGTGGAAACCAATCAGAGCGTGCCCAACTTTTGGCTGAGGGTTCTCAAAGCATCGTACACCGAGTTCATCAGCAAGAGGGATGAGAAAATATTAGAGGTATGTTATGGATAGATCCGATTTGAaggatatttaaattttaattgaaatttttccCGCGCAGTGCTTAAGCGACATCCGTTCTCGGCTGTACAACGAACCCGTGGTGAAGTTTGATATCGAATTCCACTTCGATCCCAATGATTACTTTACCAACACGGTGCTGACCAAGACATATTTCCTCAACTGCCTGCCGGATCCAGACGATCCGCTCGCATATGATGGCGCCGAGATCTACAAGTGCGAAGGCTGCGTCATCGACTGGAAGCAGACCAAGGACCAGACCAAAACCGGTAAGCCATCTGGGAGCATCAAATTTCACAGATGTTAGTTGAATTCACTCATTGACCAGAAAATCAAGAGCCGTCGTTCTTTGAGTTCTTCTCGCCGCCGCTTTTGCCAGAAGATACCCTTGACCCCAACTACTGTGACGTCAATGTAAGATTGAATATCAGCGATCTGCGATCCTTTCACATGCATCTCCTCCCACAGGCTATGCTGCAAAACGATTTTGAGGTGGGCTTCTATCTAAAGGAGCGCGTGATTCCCAAGGCGGTGATCTTCTTCACCGGCGAGATTGCCGATTGTCAGAGCTCCAGCGGATCGGAGACCGAGTCGGAAGATACCGAGGACGAGTCGGATGCCGAAGAGGAGGATGGCGTCGACAAGTAAACATTTTACACCGCTTATATACAgtttacatacatttttaacTCGAGTCACCGAACTATTGGCCTGTCCTTACCCACTACATACCAACCAAATAAACATttcattatacatatttaccaAAAGGATCTCGCGCGCTCTTTTTAATGCCTAGCTAAAGGAATTGAATTGTGGTTTTGATTTATACAGTGCGTTTAGCCTGGCGTGTATATATTACAAGGACTCGAATAGTCAAACGTAATACTAGATGGCTGAGCTACAGCACTCGCTTGTAGCCAGCGTTGTGGATCCATCGGCTTGGCCATGTCGTcttttttcttaaaaaaaaataaaataatccaGCACGGCCCACTTCGACGGAATCTTTACAAACAATATTCTAAGGAGCCACCACCTCCTGTGGCGGTGGCGATTTCGGTGGCTGCTCGTCGTCGGCGCGCGGCGGTGGCTGCAGCATCACCACCACCGTGTCATCCTCTTCCTGTGTCTCCAGCTCCGGAAGTCTTTCAAACTCCTCCAAGTGATTGGCGACCACTTCGCATTTCGGTTTGGAGATCTTGAAGCGCCGAATTGCCGGAAGCGTAATGCTGGTGCCACTAACATCGATATACACCAGATTCGGAGAGCACTGCACCAGGTGCTCCAGGGTATGATTTGTGATGAGATGGTAGTTTCGCAACGACAGTCGCTCCAGTTTATTGTCTGGCGAGCGATTGATGTTCCGGATCCAGACAACGTCCGGTTGCACCGGTCGATCAGCTCGGCCAAAGCTATACATCGCCCGATCGGTGACATAGTATTGAGGTGTTGTCTGACAGGAAGGCGGACGTGGGCGCACTCGTCGAGCATAGTCGCGATCCAGTGGCTCGAGCATGTTCCAAAACATCGGATGCTGAACAACCTGATCGTAGTTCGGACGCGGATGCGTACGATGGCGTCGCGTCGGCATCAGAACATTCATCGGGAGTGAGAATTGTTGATTGACATAGATATACCGTTGCTCCGTTCCCTGCGCAAATACGGCCACAACACTACGCTGTTGGCGCGGGTTAGCGTTCTCAGCGTCGGGCACGTAGATGTAAGCGCGCGGGGGTCTAGGATCCAAGCCGGGACTCTGCCCGGGAGCCTCGATATTGGCTGCATCAACTGCAATTGGTGCATCGGCTGCATTGGCTGCATCGGCTGCATGCGGAAGTGGCGGCAAGTCGACGCCTCCGCTCAAAGGTGCAGCGTTGCTATGACCATTTCTGGGCAACGATAAAACCTCCAATTTGTCCGACGAAGACCCTGAGGTGGATGATGTGTCCTCATCATCGGATTCTGATGGTGCTCGTATTCGTTTCGCCTGAAGATCCTGACCCTCCGAAGGAGGCTCAGTTGGCACCGGCGACTTCTCCTCCTTTCTATCGCTGCAGTTGTCCAAATTGAACGCAACCTTGCATGCACGCAGATGCTCCATGGCGGCCCGCGATGTGGACGGCTCGTCATCGCTAAGCACTTTCAGTGAATCAGGCTGCGGGGAAGCAGCTTCGTCAGTGGCGTTGCCGttggtattttttttagcaaCGGCTTGTTTGGAGTGCAGGATCTGTGGCGACTCAAGCAGCAGTTCCTTGAGATTCTCGATAGCGCTAAAACACTGCAGATCTGAGTTGTTGATGGGCGTCTGGCGAAGATCTAGTGACTGAAATAAATAACCCTTTATAAAGAATATTCGCCGATTGCACCTATGCCAACCTCTAGTTTTTGGAAACCGAAACGTGCCGCCATGCTGCCATAGGGCACAAACTTGCATAGCGCCTGACAGCCCTTAAGACTAAGACGCCGCAAGGAAGGTAACTTCGACAGGCCCATAATATAATAGGGCTCGAACCAGCTGTTGTCCTCAATACTGAGATCCTAAATAAGACGGGGTTAGGCTATTCATTGGACTGTCGTTCGCTCAAACTCACCTCTAGATCAAGCAGATGCAGCTCTATGGAGTAAAATATGCTTTTTGGCGTGTCGCCGACCCTAACGCTACAGTCCTTTAGCTTCAGACGCCTCAGAGTGGCCGGGAACTCAGTTATGTGTATCTGAAGAAAAGATAAAATTGGGGTAGACCAGGGAAACTTGCGAGATGCCAGCACTCACGTATTCGAAGTCCAGGCTGACGCCCTCCAGCTCCAGCACTTTAAGCTGTACAACCCTGGGGAAAACGGAGCTTAGCGTTTGGGTGAACTGGCGGAATTCGCCTGCAACATGCTGCGAGGACGGAGGTCCGCAGATTTTAATGGTGTGTGTCTTTTCGGTGGCTCGTCCAAGAATCTCTTCTAGGATGCCCATAGGCAGGGGCCCGTTGCTTAAGTCTATGTGATGATAGAAGCGGTGATCCAGCAGGAGGTTTTCAAAGCGCGGCGAGCAACTGGAATATTACGGAATGTTATAATATGGAAAGGACATGGAAATCTCAGCGACGCAGAGATCTTTGTTGATAGCGGACTACTTACTGCATCACCGCCAGAATGGAGGACGTGTCCAGGTACTGGAAGATCTCGAAGAGCAGCTCATCACAGAAGTCCATGAGGTTGCACTCCGTTTCCCGGTCGAGGGATTCCTTATGCTCCTTCTCCCTTTTGCGCTGTTTTATCTCCGGCTCCTCCTCGGTAGGGATTTGTGGCAGCACTGGCTGCACGGGCACGGCGGCCAGCTCCCGCCCACAACGTTCGTTGTCCGGGAAGCGGCGCTTAGGCGCTGCAAGGCACGTACTGCCCAATTCGGCCTGTTCCATGCTTGGGCTGCTCCTGCACTTTATTGCCAATTTTCGCCAGCAGCTTTTTTTCCAGCTAAATGCAATTGGTCAAGTGTGACCGCAGTCAGATCCCGAGATAAGCCGCTAGTAGGGGTATTCCTATGTCGAAGAGATGAAACTGGCTTCCGAATTTCCCGGTAATTTTTAATgtcgtttttattattatattattttttttcttgattATTACGATTTGATACTAAAGGCGGTGGCACTAGCTGCTCATAG harbors:
- the mil gene encoding milkah; the protein is METVRNRNPPRMKYTAPPKMESDLNFTEKEKKTLTELKQLYLETINLDVALQRDIYNIEKKYEDKHNIIFDKRKKILDEFRKQNHGDVETNQSVPNFWLRVLKASYTEFISKRDEKILECLSDIRSRLYNEPVVKFDIEFHFDPNDYFTNTVLTKTYFLNCLPDPDDPLAYDGAEIYKCEGCVIDWKQTKDQTKTENQEPSFFEFFSPPLLPEDTLDPNYCDVNAMLQNDFEVGFYLKERVIPKAVIFFTGEIADCQSSSGSETESEDTEDESDAEEEDGVDK
- the CG5003 gene encoding uncharacterized protein, whose amino-acid sequence is MEQAELGSTCLAAPKRRFPDNERCGRELAAVPVQPVLPQIPTEEEPEIKQRKREKEHKESLDRETECNLMDFCDELLFEIFQYLDTSSILAVMHCSPRFENLLLDHRFYHHIDLSNGPLPMGILEEILGRATEKTHTIKICGPPSSQHVAGEFRQFTQTLSSVFPRVVQLKVLELEGVSLDFEYIHITEFPATLRRLKLKDCSVRVGDTPKSIFYSIELHLLDLEDLSIEDNSWFEPYYIMGLSKLPSLRRLSLKGCQALCKFVPYGSMAARFGFQKLESLDLRQTPINNSDLQCFSAIENLKELLLESPQILHSKQAVAKKNTNGNATDEAASPQPDSLKVLSDDEPSTSRAAMEHLRACKVAFNLDNCSDRKEEKSPVPTEPPSEGQDLQAKRIRAPSESDDEDTSSTSGSSSDKLEVLSLPRNGHSNAAPLSGGVDLPPLPHAADAANAADAPIAVDAANIEAPGQSPGLDPRPPRAYIYVPDAENANPRQQRSVVAVFAQGTEQRYIYVNQQFSLPMNVLMPTRRHRTHPRPNYDQVVQHPMFWNMLEPLDRDYARRVRPRPPSCQTTPQYYVTDRAMYSFGRADRPVQPDVVWIRNINRSPDNKLERLSLRNYHLITNHTLEHLVQCSPNLVYIDVSGTSITLPAIRRFKISKPKCEVVANHLEEFERLPELETQEEDDTVVVMLQPPPRADDEQPPKSPPPQEVVAP